The following proteins are co-located in the Betta splendens chromosome 9, fBetSpl5.4, whole genome shotgun sequence genome:
- the LOC114861795 gene encoding LOW QUALITY PROTEIN: transmembrane protein 150A-like (The sequence of the model RefSeq protein was modified relative to this genomic sequence to represent the inferred CDS: inserted 1 base in 1 codon), with the protein MTAWIVLPVSLSAFSITGIWIVYAMAVMNHHVCPVENWFYNVTCSEELPRPGFPKTCCTIQDIPLISKCGSFPPESCLFSLIGNVGAFMVVMVCLLRYAQVIEHSHHCWVNTSALVSGCTNALGLVMVGNFQVDHAKSVHYVGAGVAFPAGLLFVCLQCVLXYRVAVTTLDYWMAHFRVALALGAMVSLVLSGIFFIHESFILQHAAAICEWVFTVDILVFYGTFTYEFGTVTSETMMAGLQQSQRHGSGVILGPGSRASTLGSATKGLKSPGGSSTSTHLNCTPESIAML; encoded by the exons ATGACTGCCTGGATCGTCCtgcctgtcagcctgtctgcCTTCTCCATCACAGGAATATGGATAGT GTACGCCATGGCTGTGATGAATCACCATGTTTGTCCTGTGGAGAACTG GTTCTACAACGTAACCTGCTCAGAGGAGCTGCCTCGACCAGGATTCCCAAAGACATGCTGCACCATTCAGGACATCCCCCTCATCag TAAATGCGGCTCCTTCCCTCCTGAGAGCTGTCTCTTCAGCCTCATTGGCAATGTTGGAGCCTTCATGG TGGTGATGGTGTGCCTTCTACGCTATGCCCAAGTCATCGAACACAGCCACCACTGTTGGGTCAACACCAGCGCTTTGGTGTCTGGCTGCACCAACGCTCTGGGCCTGGTCATGGTGGGCAACTTCCAg GTTGATCACGCCAAATCTGTGCACTATGTGGGCGCCGGTGTGGCTTTCCCCGCAGGGCTGCTTTTTGTGTGCCTGCAGTGTGTGC ACTACCGGGTGGCCGTGACCACACTCGACTATTGGATGGCCCATTTTCGAGTAGCTCTGGCACTGGGAGCTATGGTCTCACTTGTCCTAA GCGGCATCTTCTTCATCCACGAGAGCTTCATCCTTCAGCACGCCGCGGCCATCTGTGAGTGGGTCTTCACTGTTGACATTCTGGTCTTCTACGGCACCTTCACCTACGAGTTCGGCACAGTCACCAGTGAGACCATGATGGCCggtctgcagcagagccagcgcCATGGCTCAGGTGTCATCCTGGGCCCCGGGTCCCGGGCCTCTACCCTAGGCAGCGCAACCAAGGGCCTCAAGTCTCCTGGGGGGAGCAGCACATCCACTCATCTCAACTGTACCCCAGAGAGCATAGCCATGTTGTAG
- the rnf181 gene encoding E3 ubiquitin-protein ligase RNF181, translating into MASYFDEHDCEPTNPEEQYRQNALLELARSLMQGLDLLDSEAFDLSDWDQRLPPPAAKTAVQTLTVVVISPEQADKGLKCPVCLLEFEEQETVREMPCKHLFHSGCILPWLGKTNSCPLCRLELPTDNPEYEEFKKDKERRKQSVHRLESLHGSMYT; encoded by the exons ATGGCTTCTTACTTTGATGAACATGACTGCGAGCCCACCAACCCAGAGGAGCAGTACCGCCAGAATGCACTACTTGAATTGGCCAG GTCTTTAATGCAGGGCTTGGACTTACTTGACTCAGAAGCATTCGACCTGTCAGACTGGGACcagcgtcttcctcctccagctgctaaAACTGCTGTTCAGACTCTCACAGTAGTTGTAATTTCACCAGAGCAAGCAG ACAAAGGTCTCaagtgtcctgtgtgtttgctggagtTTGAAGAACAAGAGACAGTACGAGAAATGCCATGCAAACACCTTTTCCACTCCGGATGTATACTGCCCTGGTTGGGAAAG actAACTCATGTCCTCTATGCCGACTCGAATTACCAACTGATAATCCAGAGTATGAAGAGTTTAAAAAAGATAAG GAGAGAAGAAAACAGAGTGTACACAGACTGGAGTCTTTACATGGATCCATGTACACATGA
- the LOC114861786 gene encoding paxillin-like isoform X2, with translation MDDLDALLADLESTTSHISKRPVFLPDETPYSIPTGGHSYQDGSVPPPVPPPPSAEALNGSLTEKSDSHHSSQQSLGSAQKSSWSRDSSSSPLSHVEEDHVYSFPNKQKSSDSSTAAMTSALGSNLSELDRLLLELNAVQQSSPSFATTEEAAPPLPSCSITHYEDGGAADASASPPAQEKPKRNGTRPDDSRPTVESLLDELEGSVPSPSPSARHSDLDTPTQQQARISASCATRELDELMASLSDFKIMAQGKGAPPTQVNKLDNMLGSLQSDLNKLGVQTVAKGVCGACCKPIVGQVVTAMGRTWHPEHFVCTHCQEEIGSRNFFEREGQPYCEKDYHNLFSPRCYYCNGPILDKVVTALDRTWHPEHFFCAQCGSFFGPEGFHEKDGKAYCRKDYFDMFAPKCGGCARAILENYISALNSLWHPECFVCRECFTPFVNGSFFEHEGQPYCEVHYHERRGSLCSGCQKPITGRCITAMSRKFHPEHFVCAFCLKQLNKGTFKEQNDKPYCHSCFIKLFS, from the exons ACGCATTGCTGGCCGACCTGGAATCCACCACGTCCCACATCTCAAAGCGCCCCGTGTTCCTGCCCGATGAGACGCCGTACTCCATTCCTACCGGGGGGCACTCGTACCAGGACGGGTCGGTTCCGCCCCCCGTCCCTCCCCCGCCGTCAGCCGAGGCTCTGAACGGGTCCCTGACGGAGAAGTCCGACTCCCACCACTCCTCTCAGCAG TCGTTAGGGTCGGCCCAGAAGAGTTCGTGGTCGAGGGACAGTAGCAGTTCTCCATTGTCCCACGTTGAAGAGGACCACGTCTATAG CTTTCCAAACAAACAGAAGTCGTCAGACTCGTCAACGGCAGCCATGACCTCCGCCCTCGGCAGCAACCTCTCGGAGCTCGACAGGCTTCTCCTGGAGCTGAATGCCGTGCAGCAGAGCTCCCCTTCGTTTGCCACCACAG AGGAGGCCGCGCCCCCTTTACCGTCGTGCAGCATCACCCACTacgaggacggcggcgccgccgacGCCTCGGCGAGTCCTCCCGCTCAGGAGAAGCCCAAGAGGAACGGAACGAGGCCGGACGACTCCCGGCCCACTGTGGAGAGCCTCCTGGATGAGCTGGAGGGCTCGGTGCCGTCGCCAAG CCCTTCTGCTCGCCACAGTGATTTGGACACGCCTACTCAGCAGCAAGCCAGGATTTCAGCGTCCTGTGCCACGAGGGAGCTGGATGAGCTGATGGCCTCTTTGTCTGACTTCAAG ATTATGGCCCAGGGGAAGGGCGCCCCCCCCACGCAGGTTAACAAGCTGGACAACATGCTGGGCAGCCTGCAGTCGGACCTCAACAAGCTGGGCGTGCAGACGGTCGCTAAGGGGGTCTGTGGCGCCTGCTGCAAGCCCATAGTGGGACAG GTGGTGACCGCCATGGGCCGCACGTGGCACCCGGAGCACTTTGTGTGCACGCACTGTCAGGAGGAAATCGGCTCCAGGAACTTCTTTGAGCGTGAGGGGCAGCCGTACTGTGAAAAGGACTACCACAACCTGTTCTCCCCGCGCTGCTACTACTGCAACGGACCCATTCTGGAT AAAGTTGTGACGGCTCTGGACCGGACGTGGCATCCTGAACACTTCTTCTGCGCCCAGTGTGGCTCCTTCTTTGGCCCAGAGG GTTTTCATGAAAAGGACGGAAAAGCATACTGCAGGAAAGATTACTTTGACATGTTTGCGCCCAAGTGTGGCGGCTGCGCCAGAGCCATTTTGGAAAATTACATCTCGGCACTAAACTCCCTTTGGCATCCTGAGTGCTTCGTTTGCAGG gagtgCTTCACGCCGTTCGTCAACGGCAGCTTCTTTGAGCACGAAGGCCAGCCCTACTGTGAAGTGCACTACCACGAGCGCCGCGGCTCCCTCTGCTCCGGCTGTCAGAAGCCCATCACGGGCCGCTGCATCACGGCCATGTCCAGGAAATTCCACCCGGAGCACTTCGTCTGCGCTTTCTGCCTAAAACAACTCAACAAGGGCACCTTCAAAGAGCAAAACGACAAACCCTACTGCCATAGCTGCTTCATCAAGCTGTTCAGTTAG
- the LOC114861786 gene encoding uncharacterized protein LOC114861786 isoform X1 yields MDDLDALLADLESTTSHISKRPVFLPDETPYSIPTGGHSYQDGSVPPPVPPPPSAEALNGSLTEKSDSHHSSQQSLGSAQKSSWSRDSSSSPLSHVEEDHVYSFPNKQKSSDSSTAAMTSALGSNLSELDRLLLELNAVQQSSPSFATTEEAAPPLPSCSITHYEDGGAADASASPPAQEKPKRNGTRPDDSRPTVESLLDELEGSVPSPSPSARHSDLDTPTQQQARISASCATRELDELMASLSDFKPTTLGSLLDPAPSTCPHPPVSSSITPGVPPLLSLSHPSGCPSPLFSLPAGLELHIDEDKRDSGVSVHHPNHLPPPSPLSSLSAASDLDLDTALDLSVTMLSSQTKSALVLSQFSSNSNLTRSSPSPSNTTTTPSLTSVNTVLDHKSSKSPSPSVERVSPSASAKLSLGPEMMNKASASFSDLDLNLSASPASQNLVPPVSAPTSPPPAPAAAYFSALPVQSSLKLPPVPALTAHAALAFPGSGRELLEPAPSAQRLSPFTARQPHVLEPPLDEALDKLLAMSFAQSPPEEAQPLGRGVQEVHEDLVLPVDRCAVQPDTFASAANTVTDDSVDGNGDLDWADEELSVSLHDGLDGTVTPFTERPYTDGSMTPLTEASWMDDSMTPSSCPGTPDVALDLPLLQTPVMDRVSASGHIKSVIKRTKETPNVHPMYRDAHLRRKMGPVIVNKNSSQDRLIEELQGKLGISRSERRRKQSDEWLTEGVVVMSKPQRFRPDGAAGEVDKIIISPDSPVPVRKVLPPLSPPAPRRPPVVEEPRPLQRAPVPVPPPPPPRLPLPHHNPNTSRNQLLQPGTL; encoded by the exons ACGCATTGCTGGCCGACCTGGAATCCACCACGTCCCACATCTCAAAGCGCCCCGTGTTCCTGCCCGATGAGACGCCGTACTCCATTCCTACCGGGGGGCACTCGTACCAGGACGGGTCGGTTCCGCCCCCCGTCCCTCCCCCGCCGTCAGCCGAGGCTCTGAACGGGTCCCTGACGGAGAAGTCCGACTCCCACCACTCCTCTCAGCAG TCGTTAGGGTCGGCCCAGAAGAGTTCGTGGTCGAGGGACAGTAGCAGTTCTCCATTGTCCCACGTTGAAGAGGACCACGTCTATAG CTTTCCAAACAAACAGAAGTCGTCAGACTCGTCAACGGCAGCCATGACCTCCGCCCTCGGCAGCAACCTCTCGGAGCTCGACAGGCTTCTCCTGGAGCTGAATGCCGTGCAGCAGAGCTCCCCTTCGTTTGCCACCACAG AGGAGGCCGCGCCCCCTTTACCGTCGTGCAGCATCACCCACTacgaggacggcggcgccgccgacGCCTCGGCGAGTCCTCCCGCTCAGGAGAAGCCCAAGAGGAACGGAACGAGGCCGGACGACTCCCGGCCCACTGTGGAGAGCCTCCTGGATGAGCTGGAGGGCTCGGTGCCGTCGCCAAG CCCTTCTGCTCGCCACAGTGATTTGGACACGCCTACTCAGCAGCAAGCCAGGATTTCAGCGTCCTGTGCCACGAGGGAGCTGGATGAGCTGATGGCCTCTTTGTCTGACTTCAAG CCCACTACTTTGGGCTCTCTGCTGGACCCAGCACCTTCCACCTGTCCCCATCCTCCAGTCTCTTCCTCCATCACCCCAGGGGTTCCTCCTTTACTCAGTCTGTCCCACCCGtctggctgtccctctcctctcttctctttgcCTGCTGGCCTAGAGTTGCACATAGACGAGGATAAAAGAGACAGCGGTGTGTCGGTGCACCATCCAAACCACCTGCCGCCCCCCAGTCCTCTGTCGTCCCTGTCTGCAGCCAGTGACCTCGACCTGGACACGGCCTTAGACCTGTCTGTCACCATGCTGTCGTCCCAAACCAAGTCGGCGCTAGTTCTCTCTCAGTTTTCCTCTAACTCTAACTTGACAAGAAGCAGCCCCAGTCCctccaacaccaccaccaccccctcaCTGACCTCCGTTAACACCGTCCTGGACCACAAATCCTCCAAGTCTCCTAGTCCATCTGTAGAACGGGTCTCACCCTCAGCTAGTGCTAAACTCTCTCTTGGTCCCGAGATGATGAACAAAGCCTCTGCTTCTTTTAGTGACCTTGATTTGAATTTGTCTGCGTCGCCCGCTTCCCAGAACCTTGTCCCTCCCGTCTCCGCTCCAACGagtcctccacctgctcccgctgctgccTATTTCTCTGCGCTTCCAGTCCAGAGTTCGCTGAAGCTGCCCCCCGTCCCCGCTTTGACGGCCCACGCTGCGCTGGCCTTCCCCGGCTCCGGCAGAGAGTTGTTGGAGCCGGCGCCTTCAGCCCAGAGACTCAGCCCCTTCACGGCACGGCAGCCCCACGTTCTGGAGCCGCCCTTGGACGAGGCGCTGGACAAGCTGCTAGCAATGAGTTTTGCACAGAGTCCTCCGGAGGAAGCGCAGCCGCTGGGCAGAGGAGTGCAGGAGGTGCACGAGGACCTGGTCCTGCCGGTGGACAGGTGCGCGGTGCAGCCCGACACGTTCGCCAGCGCCGCGAACACCGTCACAGACGACTCTGTGGACGGGAacggggacctggactgggctgacGAGGAGCTGTCCGTGTCCCTCCACGACGGCCTGGATGGGACCGTGACACCTTTCACAGAGAGGCCTTATACGGATGGCAGCATGACGCCTCTGACCGAGGCCAGCTGGATGGATGACTCCATGACGCCGTCCTCGTGCCCCGGGACCCCCGACGTGGCCCTGGACCTGCCACTGCTGCAGACTCCCGTCATGGACCGGGTCTCTGCTTCTGGTCAT ATCAAGTCCGTGATCAAGCGCACTAAGGAGACCCCGAACGTGCACCCCATGTACCGGGACGCTCACCTGCGCAGGAAGATGGGCCCCGTCATCGTGAACAAGAACAGCTCCCAGGACCGCCTCATAGAGGAGCTCCAGGGAAAGCTCGGGATCAGCCGCTCGGAGCGGCGGCGCAAGCAGTCAGACGAATGGCTGACGGAGGGCGTGGTGGTCATGTCCAAGCCCCAGCGTTTCCGTCCGGACGGGGCAGCCGGCGAGGTGGACAAG aTCATAATTTCCCCAGACTCTCCTGTCCCTGTGAGGAAGGTGCTCCCGCCTCTCTCCCCCCCCGCCCCGCGTCGCCCTCCTGTTGTGGAAGAGCCTAGGCCACTGCAGCGGGCCCCCGTCCCTGTgccaccaccccctcctccccgcctccctctcccccaccACAACCCAAACACATCCAGGAACCAGTTGCTCCAACCCGGCACGTTATAA